The Lutra lutra chromosome 10, mLutLut1.2, whole genome shotgun sequence genome contains a region encoding:
- the LOC125078838 gene encoding sodium channel and clathrin linker 1-like has product MATEIDFLRDQNHRLNEVLRRYQMENFSKCSSVQKAVLKGNGDDTLENTIVDQSFLAPLIIEYDKHLEELHGQLKYYQKHMGEMKLQLENVIKENERLHSELKDAVEKQLETLPFGIDTGNDMYTDDETVKNLREQLQLANQEKTQAMELWQTVSRELDRLQTLYQEHMTEAQIHVVESQKQKDQLTNFQQLTKQLHVTNENIEMTNQHFLKAVTEQNVEIERLRKQLRQGKLDLTVAVAKVEELTILTEDLQGQIQKKEEDMLSAQGREEASDRRLQQLQSSIKQLKKQDSV; this is encoded by the coding sequence ATGGCTACAGAAATCGACTTTCTGAGAGATCAAAATCACCGACTAAATGAAGTTCTTAGACGATatcaaatggaaaatttttccaaatgttcaTCGGTGCAGAAAGCTGTCTTGAAAGGAAATGGGGATGACACGTTAGAAAACACAATAGTTGATCAAAGCTTTTTAGCTCCTCTTATTATTGAGTATGATAAGCATCTGGAAGAGCTACACGGGCAGCTGAAATATTATCAGAAACATATGGGTGAGATGAAACTACAACTTGAAAATGTCATCAAGGAAAACGAAAGGTTGCACAGCGAATTAAAAGATGCTGTTGAAAAGCAGTTGGAGACCCTTCCCTTTGGCATAGATACGGGAAATGATATGTATACAGATGATGAAACAGTCAAGAATTTAAGAGAACAATTACAACTAGCCAATCAAGAAAAAACTCAGGCTATGGAACTCTGGCAGACTGTTTCTCGGGAGCTGGACAGACTTCAGACACTTTACCAGGAACATATGACTGAGGCCCAGATTCATGTAGTTGAAAGTCAAAAACAAAAGGATCAATTGACCAATTTTCAACAGTTGACCAAGCAGCTTCATGTAACTAATGAGAACATAGAAATGACTAACCAACACTTTCTGAAAGCAGTAACTGAACAAAATGTGGAAATCGAGCGACTCCGAAAACAACTGAGGCAAGGCAAGTTAGATCTGACAGTTGCAGTAGCCAAAGTGGAAGAGTTAACTATCTTGACGGAAGATCTTCAAGGACAAATccaaaagaaggaggaagatatGTTGTCTGCtcaaggaagagaggaagcatCAGATAGGCGTTTACAGCAGTTACAATCTAGTATAAAACAATTAAAGAAACAAGACTCTGTGTAA